A stretch of Acidimicrobiales bacterium DNA encodes these proteins:
- a CDS encoding TetR family transcriptional regulator, whose amino-acid sequence MSKAVTNTGRRAGLDRDDMVAAAIALVEAEGVDALTMRRLAGALGVTTNTVYWHVGNRDELILEIIRANAERVAAVPIDGATPRERVFSAARHLWDIAMQNRAVTSLAHQTGNAAAQVHPVEVTLARELEAAGLRGDDLARAQRAIQITVGGFLLSALRRDAAETAATRPRAQMLSTDDGLEPETVEALAAPPDYEAVLDDTLRTIIARHVP is encoded by the coding sequence ATGAGCAAGGCCGTCACCAACACCGGCCGTCGGGCCGGGCTCGATCGAGACGACATGGTCGCCGCCGCGATCGCCCTCGTGGAAGCGGAGGGCGTGGACGCACTCACCATGCGCCGGCTCGCCGGTGCGCTGGGGGTCACCACCAACACCGTCTACTGGCACGTCGGCAACCGCGACGAGCTGATCCTCGAGATCATCCGGGCCAACGCCGAGCGGGTCGCGGCCGTACCCATCGACGGCGCCACCCCGCGCGAGCGGGTGTTCTCCGCGGCCCGCCACCTGTGGGACATCGCCATGCAGAACCGCGCGGTCACCTCGCTCGCTCACCAGACCGGCAACGCGGCGGCCCAGGTCCACCCCGTCGAAGTGACCCTCGCCCGCGAGCTGGAGGCTGCCGGGCTGCGGGGCGACGACCTCGCCCGGGCCCAGCGGGCGATCCAGATCACCGTCGGCGGATTCCTCCTCAGCGCCCTGCGCCGCGACGCCGCCGAGACGGCCGCCACCCGACCCCGCGCCCAGATGCTCTCCACCGATGACGGACTCGAGCCGGAGACCGTCGAAGCGCTCGCCGCCCCGCCCGACTACGAAGCCGTCCTCGACGACACCCTCCGCACCATCATCGCCCGCCACGTCCCCTGA